TTTTAACAGCAAACTACGAGCCCGTtaggacataagaatttttttttttttaaaaaaaaaaaaatttaaatcaaaacAATGTTtggttatgattttttttttctttcaaatccaacttgaaaatgcattttcaaatttgaaaaactgttgagaactagtttttccaattgaaaaattgaaaagttagtatttttaagttttacaaatttaccctatattttttaaatttataaaaagaCTCCAATCAGTTATTAAACTTAGATAACACCTACACGCTACAACTACCCGCCGTGGTTGACTGGCCTTGGACTACATTTTGATATCCATTTTTGAGATCTACAATTTATACTTTTACTTGAAGGAGACACTACAACTTCTGTTAGAGAATGTTCGTACAATTAAATAATTTGCATGTTTGATTGTTTGTTTCAAGTAGGATAATCAATTCGGggtgattttgatattttttttacaaattgtGGGGTATAAATCATATTTCATGGTTTTGAAAAAAGTGCATCCAAATATGTTGCAAAATTATAACCAAACACAACTTCATCTTCAAATCAAAACTTTAgtgaaattttaaatttgaaaaaaaaaatcatggaaTTTGTGTATAAACGCCTGCTACAAGTAAATGCAATAAGAAGCGGAGCCATGATTTGAAGTATGTGGTTTCGGATTCTAAGTCGTTTATGTTAATGAGTTATGAATTAacaatttatacatatttaataaaaaatttaaaacaaatacaGATTTTGGACGAACGTTACTGGGTTCGGCCAAACCCGCAAGTCCTATGCTAGCTCTGCCACTGAATGCAACATGTGGCACTTGAAAATCAAGACTTGAGAGCACAAGGACGgtgttaaaatagcacggtctagccagtttttggactgatcattcaaaaatagccagtatttgccaagtaattgaaaaatagcaacTATTTTGTTGCACAAAGACcgctccagcataatatactggagttcggtgcacctgtgtatgaacttccagcatattatgctggaccggtatactttgctggttccagtataatatactggatactggagcaccggtgctccaaactcgaGTATATTATGCTgtaccagtatattatactggagctccagtatattatgctgaagtatttttcctgatttgaacaatattttcgttCTGATTTATCTTTAcgtgaaaagtggctaaatttcgattacttttgaaactgtaactatttttgaatgactactTGTAAatatgactatttttgaatttctactAAGGACGGTCGAGTAATTTAGACCACAACGGGTTTGGGTTGTTTGAAATTAGTGTTCTAACTATGTCGGTCCAGGCCCATCTAATTTGTGACGCATGCCCAGACGTAAGCCCAAACAATTTCTAAGCCTAATTCCACAACTATATATAAAGGGATTTCTCTTTCTTCTGTCTTTACAAGCCGCAGTTCAATTGCAGTAAGCTAGCCATGGGGAGAAGTAAGTCGCTTTGCCCTGTTTCTCATTTTTAACGCCAATTTCTATCTTCATTTACATTACAATAATTATTTTGAAGATCTGAAAAATTGGGCTCTCACACAAATCTCAATTTCTGAATTGAGATTAATTTTTGTAGCATTTCTGAAACAGTGCTAGATAAATGGGTAGTTCGTATCACGTTGTCTACAAATTAGTGGCTTTTAGGTCAATCGTTTAATAACCAGATATAGCTATGATAAAATGGGTAGCTTGAAAATGGAATTATATGGCAAAATTTATTTATCCCTTATTGTCCAATATCCATTTTTTCACGTTTATTTTCAAAGAAAGCTCCTTTTCCCAATCCAATAAAGACTGAGTTGCGAGAATTTGAGAAATTGTAGAGGATGAATTTTTGTGTTTGTAGGAGGATTGCATGGTTGTGAAATGAAAGCAGCagtttctcattttcttttgtgTCAAAGAAATATTCTTTCTTACTGTACCTGATAATTGATTTTTCTTTGCACGATTACATAGTGAAATAGGTGATGAAATGTGACTTTGTAAGTTGGATTTATTTTTATCTAAGAATAGGAGCTTTATATTTGACTatcaaatttaattaattaattgtggATACATGTATGAAAAAGCTTATTCAGAGCTCCTCGAGTCTTGGCATAGCTAGTTTCAGAATATATTATATCGTAATGATAGTTTTTTATAGTGCTACTATGTGTCCTGATGCTTGTCTTCCCAAAACTCATTTATTTTAGGGGGCTCTGTCTAATGGTTGGATTCTTTTGCGCAGGACCTGCAAGATGTTACCGCCAGATTAAGAACAAGCCTTACCCAAAATCACGGTTTTGCCGTGGTGTCCCTGATCCAAAGATTAGGATCTATGATGTGGGCATGAAGAAAAAGggagttgatgagtttcctttCTGTGTGCATTTGGTCAGTTGGGAGAAGGAGAATGTCTCTAGTGAGGCACTTGAAGCTGCCCGTATTGCGTGCAACAAGTACATgaccaagtctgctgggaaggATGCCTTCCACCTTAGGGTCAGGGTTCATCCTTTCCATGTTTTGCGTATTAACAAGATGTTGTCATGTGCTGGAGCTGATAGGCTCCAAACTGGCATGAGGGGAGCTTTTGGTAAGCCACAGGGTGTTTGTGCTCGTGTTGCAATTGGTCAGGTTCTTCTCTCTGTTCGCTGCAAAGATGGAAACAGTAACCATGCACAAGAGGCTCTGCGTCGTGCAAAGTTTAAGTTTCCTGGCCGACAAAAGATCATTGTCAGCAGAAAGTGGTATGTATTTTATCTGAAGgttcacttttttatttttttattttttattttttatgtgtcTGCAATATGTTTGAGAACTTTGCACTTTTTCCATTCTAAGGATTATTCTGTTATTTACCATTGGCATGTAAGATCGTACCTTATGTACTTGCTTAGTTATTCAGTTTAGGGAGATCCCATCTAAGTAGATATACTGCCATAAATTACACAAATTTCTCTCTTTCAATGCAAAGTTTGTCTTGTAATTGGAAGTTTTGCTCTTTTTTTCTCCGGAGATGAGCTGTGTTGCAGTTTCACGATATCTTGGTTTTTTGTTGTCTCATTATAGTTCTGAGCTCAGCCCTTTATTTCTTAGTCCAAAACTTAGTACTATTCGAGTGTTAAGTAATCTATTTTACCTTCCTGTTGAAGTTAGATGATTGAACACGGTCAATATTGGTCATTTTAGATGCTCAGTTGGATAATTTGTGCTTGAACCTTACCTGTGCTATCTCTGTTTCAGGGGTTTCACTAAGTTTAGCCGTACCGATTATCTGAAATACAAGTCAGAGAACCGTATTGTCCCGGATGGTGTCAATGCAAAGGTTTGTTCTCTTCTTAACCTTTTTTTATTAAGAAagaattatttttgttttgttcatctaTAGAGCCTTTTGCCAGTGGTAATTTGCTTGTTAGAacttatttcttttgttttgtttttgcagcTTCTTGGCTGCCATGGTAGACTTGCTGCACGTCAACCTGGAAGGGCCTTTCTAGAGGCTGTTTAGCAAATTGAAGTGGCATAATCCTACAAATAGCACATTAGTTTTCTACTTTTGTTGATTGAAAATTTGTGACTTGAACTTCTGTCTATGCACGAACCTTGTCAGTATCCAATTGAACATTTTTCAATTATATTCTGTCTTTGAACTGCTAAAAGCTTATATCTTCCCCACTTGTGGGAATAAACTGGGTATGTTGTTTATTCTGTCTTTGAACTGTCTCTTACAACTAAGAGCTTATATCTTTGTCGAATTGATACCTCTCAATGCAGGCAGCGTAAGAACACATTCTTATCTGCCTCttcaactaattaattctaaCGATTTTAATGTTTGCCCATGAAAGTTAAAAATGGTCTGTTTACGTTTGTTCCCAAAGAATTGGTTTCGTTCAATCAGTACGTAAAAATGAACGAGCACATCTGAAGAAATAGCCAACGGCTAGCTAGAAAACTCGAAACTTGTGACGCCATCCCCGCCTTCCAAGATGCTATCCCAGAGCGGTCAAACACAGCAAACACGGTCATACAATGACAAAGAAGAAATTGGGTTCTTATCGCGGTTCATagtcaatttcttattttcaggTATACACCATACAACAGAGCGCGTATTGGCCTATTCATTTCATTCCATTAAAAGAAAAGCATGCTGAGAAAAGCTATAGCCTATGATCATCACGTCGAAAACGAATAAAAAATTTGTCCACGAAATGGTCCCagccaggggcggatttaggggggcgcaagggggttcacccgaacccccttcgccgaaaaaatacactgtatatataaggcaaaatctgttttttacctctatatattaagttttgaacccccttaacacaatccaaaagtgtagtttagtggtcaaggggttcaaaatctacataaggTCATGAGTTCAATTCCCACTAGATACAAAAAAattttgaacccccttcgtggagatcctgcctccgccactaAGCACAACTGAATGACACATTTCTTTCATGGGATGTAATAGCAAACATATGAGAGGGTTCATGGACTCTTTTCAAACTCCGAACTTAGTACAAGATTCAGAGTGCACAAATGTTTCAAAAAGACAATAAAGCAACTAGATGCATTTAATAGGCCATAAAAGTAAACATCCTCAAAATGATGGTAGAAGTTCCAAAACATGACTTATTTCCTGTTCAAAACAGAAATAGAAACAGAGGTCCTCCCCATACAAATGATGAACAGAACTTTAGTATCTGTGTTCTAACTTCTCCTTCTCCTTGAAGT
Above is a window of Nicotiana tabacum cultivar K326 chromosome 8, ASM71507v2, whole genome shotgun sequence DNA encoding:
- the LOC107827878 gene encoding large ribosomal subunit protein uL16, whose translation is MGRRPARCYRQIKNKPYPKSRFCRGVPDPKIRIYDVGMKKKGVDEFPFCVHLVSWEKENVSSEALEAARIACNKYMTKSAGKDAFHLRVRVHPFHVLRINKMLSCAGADRLQTGMRGAFGKPQGVCARVAIGQVLLSVRCKDGNSNHAQEALRRAKFKFPGRQKIIVSRKWGFTKFSRTDYLKYKSENRIVPDGVNAKLLGCHGRLAARQPGRAFLEAV